The Elaeis guineensis isolate ETL-2024a chromosome 14, EG11, whole genome shotgun sequence genome has a segment encoding these proteins:
- the LOC105056902 gene encoding LOW QUALITY PROTEIN: AT-hook motif nuclear-localized protein 15-like (The sequence of the model RefSeq protein was modified relative to this genomic sequence to represent the inferred CDS: inserted 1 base in 1 codon; deleted 1 base in 1 codon), translating into MGGVDPVVTSSAAAPSSLHLRNATGSHLSPHRREQQQLQDLPATPNSSASNNNDNDSSGGANADDNSPATGLEIVEAGSVSGGGSGRRPRGRPPGXKNKPKPPVIITRESPNALRSHVLEIASGTDIMDAIANFARRRQRGVSILSGSGIVTNVTLRQPAAPPGAVVTLHGRFEILSLSGAFLPAPSPQGASGLAVYLAGRQGQVVGGSVVGELVASGPVMVIAATFANAIYERLPLGEEEPEEAAALPGSEGMPLQQNPGANGGSSSHQSHGGMEADPSSLPPFYNLPPNLLPNGQLPHDVFGAWASSAPRPPPSY; encoded by the exons ATGGGAGGGGTCGACCCGGTGGTCACCTCCTCGGCCGCCGCCCCCTCATCCCTCCATCTCCGCAACGCCACCGGCTCCCACCTCAGCCCTCACCGCCGGGAGCAGCAGCAGCTACAAGACCTCCCCGCCACCCCCAACAGCAGCGCCAGCAATAACAACGATAACGACAGCAGCGGCGGTGCCAATGCTGACGACAACTCCCCCGCCACCGGCCTCGAGATCGTTGAGGCCGGCTCCGTTAGTGGTGGCGGCTCCGGCCGCCGGCCCCGCGGCCGGCCCCCGG CCAAGAACAAGCCCAAACCCCCTGTTATCATCACCAGGGAGAGCCCCAACGCC CTCCGCTCCCACGTCCTCGAGATCGCCAGCGGGACCGACATAATGGACGCCATCGCCAACTTCGCCCGCCGTCGTCAGCGCGGGGTGTCCATCCTCAGCGGCAGCGGCATCGTGACCAACGTGACCCTCCGCCAACCCGCCGCCCCCCCGGGGGCCGTCGTCACCCTCCACGGCCGCTTCGAGATCCTTTCCCTCTCGGGGGCGTTCCTTCCAGCGCCCTCCCCACAAGGGGCCTCCGGTCTGGCCGTATACCTCGCCGGCAGGCAGGGGCAGGTGGTCGGAGGGAGTGTGGTGGGGGAGCTTGTCGCATCGGGGCCGGTAATGGTGATCGCGGCGACATTCGCGAACGCCATCTACGAGCGGCTGCCCTTGGGGGAAGAGGAGCCCGAGGAGGCGGCGGCCCTGCCGGGGTCGGAGGGGATGCCATTGCAGCAGAACCCGGGGGCTAACGGTGGTTCGTCGTCCCATCAGTCGCATGGGGGGATGGAAGCGGACCCGAGCTCGTTGCCGCCGTTCTATAATTTGCCGCCGAATCTACTGCCTAACGGTCAGCTGCCGCATGACGTGTTCGGTGCTTGGGCTTCCTCGGCTCCTCGTCCTCCGCCATCCTACTAA
- the LOC105056900 gene encoding thylakoid lumenal 15 kDa protein 1, chloroplastic isoform X1 gives MPMAALTPLPSIFTPTPKRCRLSVAPRLGSKSQRPSDHYVRSPPGRSSGHEKNPPLPVHPPPPVLGEGLGKASAVALLAASLFLADPAVAFKGGGPYGAEVTRGQDLSGKDFSGKTLVNQDFKTSILRQANFRGASLIGASFFDADLTGADLSDADLRGADFSLANVTKANLRNANLEGALATGNTSFKGSVIDGADFTDVPLRDDQREYLCKVADGVNPTTGNATRDTLLCS, from the exons ATGCCGATGGCTGCTCTCACCCCGCTTCCGTCTATCTTTACTCCCACTCCCAAGCGTTGCCGCCTCTCCGTTGCTCCCCGCCTTGGCTCAAAATCGCAGCGTCCTTCCGACCATTATGTGCGCTCACCACCAGGACGCTCCTCC GGGCATGAGAAGAACCCTCCGCTGCCCGTCCACCCCCCACCGCCGGTGCTTGGAGAAGGCCTGGGCAAAGCGAGCGCCGTTGCTCTCTTAGCCGCCTCCCTCTTCTTGGCCGACCCTGCTGTCGCTTTTAAg GGGGGAGGCCCGTATGGAGCTGAAGTGACGAGGGGGCAGGATCTCTCCGGCAAAGATTTCAGCGGCAAGACCCTCgtgaatcaagattttaaaacg TCTATCCTGCGGCAGGCTAATTTCAGAGGCGCGAGCCTTATTGGTGCAAGCTTCTTTGATGCTGATCTAACAG GTGCTGATCTGTCTGATGCTGATCTCAGAGGTGCGGACTTTTCCTTGGCAAATGTGACGAAG GCAAATCTCAGAAATGCAAACCTTGAAGGTGCACTTGCTACAGGCAACACATCTTTCAAGGGATCAGTCATAGATGGAGCAG ATTTTACTGATGTTCCACTGAGAGATGACCAACGGGAATACCTTTGTAAAGTTGCAGATGG GGTGAACCCGACAACTGGAAATGCAACACGGGACACATTACTTTGCAGTTGA
- the LOC105056900 gene encoding thylakoid lumenal 15 kDa protein 1, chloroplastic isoform X3: MPMAALTPLPSIFTPTPKRCRLSVAPRLGSKSQRPSDHYGHEKNPPLPVHPPPPVLGEGLGKASAVALLAASLFLADPAVAFKGGGPYGAEVTRGQDLSGKDFSGKTLVNQDFKTSILRQANFRGASLIGASFFDADLTGADLSDADLRGADFSLANVTKANLRNANLEGALATGNTSFKGSVIDGADFTDVPLRDDQREYLCKVADGVNPTTGNATRDTLLCS; encoded by the exons ATGCCGATGGCTGCTCTCACCCCGCTTCCGTCTATCTTTACTCCCACTCCCAAGCGTTGCCGCCTCTCCGTTGCTCCCCGCCTTGGCTCAAAATCGCAGCGTCCTTCCGACCATTAT GGGCATGAGAAGAACCCTCCGCTGCCCGTCCACCCCCCACCGCCGGTGCTTGGAGAAGGCCTGGGCAAAGCGAGCGCCGTTGCTCTCTTAGCCGCCTCCCTCTTCTTGGCCGACCCTGCTGTCGCTTTTAAg GGGGGAGGCCCGTATGGAGCTGAAGTGACGAGGGGGCAGGATCTCTCCGGCAAAGATTTCAGCGGCAAGACCCTCgtgaatcaagattttaaaacg TCTATCCTGCGGCAGGCTAATTTCAGAGGCGCGAGCCTTATTGGTGCAAGCTTCTTTGATGCTGATCTAACAG GTGCTGATCTGTCTGATGCTGATCTCAGAGGTGCGGACTTTTCCTTGGCAAATGTGACGAAG GCAAATCTCAGAAATGCAAACCTTGAAGGTGCACTTGCTACAGGCAACACATCTTTCAAGGGATCAGTCATAGATGGAGCAG ATTTTACTGATGTTCCACTGAGAGATGACCAACGGGAATACCTTTGTAAAGTTGCAGATGG GGTGAACCCGACAACTGGAAATGCAACACGGGACACATTACTTTGCAGTTGA
- the LOC105056900 gene encoding thylakoid lumenal 15 kDa protein 1, chloroplastic isoform X2, with amino-acid sequence MPMAALTPLPSIFTPTPKRCRLSVAPRLGSKSQRPSDHYVRSPPGRSSGHEKNPPLPVHPPPPVLGEGLGKASAVALLAASLFLADPAVAFKGGGPYGAEVTRGQDLSGKDFSGKTLVNQDFKTANFRGASLIGASFFDADLTGADLSDADLRGADFSLANVTKANLRNANLEGALATGNTSFKGSVIDGADFTDVPLRDDQREYLCKVADGVNPTTGNATRDTLLCS; translated from the exons ATGCCGATGGCTGCTCTCACCCCGCTTCCGTCTATCTTTACTCCCACTCCCAAGCGTTGCCGCCTCTCCGTTGCTCCCCGCCTTGGCTCAAAATCGCAGCGTCCTTCCGACCATTATGTGCGCTCACCACCAGGACGCTCCTCC GGGCATGAGAAGAACCCTCCGCTGCCCGTCCACCCCCCACCGCCGGTGCTTGGAGAAGGCCTGGGCAAAGCGAGCGCCGTTGCTCTCTTAGCCGCCTCCCTCTTCTTGGCCGACCCTGCTGTCGCTTTTAAg GGGGGAGGCCCGTATGGAGCTGAAGTGACGAGGGGGCAGGATCTCTCCGGCAAAGATTTCAGCGGCAAGACCCTCgtgaatcaagattttaaaacg GCTAATTTCAGAGGCGCGAGCCTTATTGGTGCAAGCTTCTTTGATGCTGATCTAACAG GTGCTGATCTGTCTGATGCTGATCTCAGAGGTGCGGACTTTTCCTTGGCAAATGTGACGAAG GCAAATCTCAGAAATGCAAACCTTGAAGGTGCACTTGCTACAGGCAACACATCTTTCAAGGGATCAGTCATAGATGGAGCAG ATTTTACTGATGTTCCACTGAGAGATGACCAACGGGAATACCTTTGTAAAGTTGCAGATGG GGTGAACCCGACAACTGGAAATGCAACACGGGACACATTACTTTGCAGTTGA